Proteins from one Clostridium cellulovorans 743B genomic window:
- a CDS encoding calcium-binding protein, translating to MKGYQLIGTENNDQLTGNTGNDILDGGLGNDLLIGGRGNDTYIFNRGYGVITIEDYDEAIGAIDTIKFGVGINIENITFLRIIDNLEISIKGTNDKLIVRNFYKDKRYQIENFIFNDGSTFYKNVFDSLIMYGTPNADTIRASDKNETIIALGSNDAVYGNGGNDFLYGQGGDDKLYGGNGDDILDGGEGKDYLYGENGNDLLDGKNGGGYLEGGAGVDTYIFRKGYGQVNIYEYSGEANTIIDTLKLEDINPNEISLNCNRYDLIMKLNESKDSITIQGYFSSDLHKIEKIQFADGTVWDINTIKSSLVYSNGTVGIDSLNAEGEVIMNGYEGDDTLRSGAGNDKIYGGTGNDQVYGNGGNDLLYGEDGDDKLYGGNGDDILDGGEGKDYLYGENGNDLLDGKNGGGYLEGGAGNDTYIFSKGDGQDIIYNSSSLDTDNDKLSLNDVNLSETAFIKSNTDLIIKLNETTDSVTILGYFNYGKYSLEEIEFMNGETLTPEDVNNVILGKYVSHTIPQYNISLDKAIEILSEASNPSIFNITGTSTSSDIMTDILLNMNS from the coding sequence ATGAAAGGTTATCAATTAATAGGAACAGAAAACAACGATCAACTAACTGGCAATACAGGAAATGATATTTTAGATGGAGGATTAGGAAATGATCTTTTAATAGGAGGAAGGGGGAACGATACATATATATTTAATCGTGGCTATGGAGTTATAACAATAGAGGATTATGATGAAGCGATAGGAGCTATAGATACAATAAAATTTGGAGTAGGAATAAATATTGAAAATATTACTTTCTTAAGGATTATTGATAATTTAGAAATAAGCATTAAAGGTACAAATGATAAATTAATAGTTCGTAATTTTTACAAAGATAAAAGATATCAGATTGAAAATTTTATCTTTAATGATGGAAGTACATTTTATAAAAATGTTTTTGATAGTCTAATTATGTATGGAACACCGAATGCTGACACAATAAGGGCTTCAGATAAAAATGAAACAATAATTGCTTTAGGTTCAAATGATGCAGTTTATGGAAATGGAGGAAATGACTTTTTATATGGACAAGGCGGTGATGACAAACTATATGGTGGAAATGGTGATGATATCTTAGATGGAGGCGAAGGAAAAGATTACCTGTACGGAGAAAATGGCAATGACCTTTTAGATGGTAAAAACGGAGGTGGTTATTTAGAGGGTGGAGCTGGAGTTGATACTTATATATTTAGAAAAGGTTATGGACAAGTAAACATATACGAGTATTCAGGGGAAGCTAATACAATTATTGATACATTAAAACTTGAGGATATAAATCCAAATGAAATAAGCTTAAATTGCAATAGATATGATTTAATAATGAAGTTAAATGAGAGTAAGGATAGCATAACAATACAAGGCTATTTCTCTTCAGATTTGCATAAGATAGAAAAAATCCAATTTGCAGATGGAACAGTATGGGATATCAATACAATTAAGAGCAGTTTAGTATATTCAAATGGAACAGTCGGTATTGATAGTCTAAATGCAGAAGGTGAGGTGATCATGAATGGATATGAAGGTGATGATACACTAAGATCCGGAGCAGGTAATGATAAAATTTATGGAGGCACTGGAAATGATCAGGTCTATGGAAATGGAGGAAATGACCTTTTATATGGAGAGGACGGTGACGACAAACTATATGGTGGAAATGGTGATGATATCTTAGACGGAGGAGAAGGAAAAGATTACCTGTATGGAGAAAATGGCAATGACCTTTTAGATGGTAAAAACGGAGGTGGTTATTTAGAGGGTGGTGCCGGAAATGATACTTACATATTTAGTAAAGGTGATGGACAAGATATAATATACAACTCAAGTAGCCTAGATACTGATAATGATAAACTATCATTGAATGACGTTAATTTGTCTGAAACTGCTTTCATAAAATCCAATACTGATTTAATCATAAAACTAAATGAGACTACTGACTCAGTAACTATTTTAGGATATTTTAACTATGGAAAATACTCTTTGGAAGAAATAGAATTTATGAATGGCGAAACTTTAACGCCAGAAGATGTGAACAATGTAATATTAGGAAAGTATGTTTCTCATACAATACCACAGTATAACATTAGTTTAGATAAAGCCATTGAAATACTGAGCGAAGCTTCGAACCCAAGCATTTTTAATATTACTGGCACGTCAACTTCCTCAGATATAATGACAGATATATTATTAAATATGAATAGTTAG
- a CDS encoding recombinase family protein, whose translation MKTVAIYSRKSKFTGKGESIENQIQMCKDYITQKYGNSLTFLVYEDEGFSGGSLERPKFKKLMKDIATKKIDALVCYRLDRISRNVSDFSSTLSRLQDYNCAFISIREEFDTSSPMGRAMIYIASVFAQLERETIAERVKDNMLELAKAGRWTGGKVPLGFVSERIKNIDENGMQREYTLLKINKEEMNFVEFLYKKYLELGSLHKLEGYITENELKSRNGIMFEKSTLKIILQNPIYVKANNEVVEYLNSNDWTVYGEADNIHAFLSYNKTEQTFRNGKYTKRLKDKEERFVALSSIEGYIEPALWLDVQRQFDRNKDKFPRLGKTHNALLVGKLLCGECNEYMLVQHGKLSPVTGKKNFYYNCSLKRKSHKKLCSNKNAKADYIEKLVLNSLKLIGKSKKVFLEKLKIEYKARLKDIDSTTEIISLSKSLEEKKKQIDNLVTKLSFASDIEDILLDKIKLLKSECTDIETKIRKIEDKNKKTKIDDLNADIILSLLSECERIDTLSRDEQRKLICMLIDKVYWYGSDNESGNGKVKIKFLVGNDDNSIEFDIPEGNLGEKKLQFCSPSISSIK comes from the coding sequence ATGAAAACCGTAGCAATATATAGTAGAAAGTCAAAATTCACAGGCAAAGGAGAATCTATAGAAAACCAAATTCAAATGTGCAAAGACTATATTACACAAAAATATGGAAATAGCCTTACTTTTCTTGTTTATGAGGATGAGGGCTTTAGCGGTGGATCACTGGAGAGACCCAAATTTAAAAAACTTATGAAGGATATAGCTACTAAGAAAATAGATGCATTAGTATGCTATAGATTAGATAGAATCTCTAGAAATGTATCAGATTTTTCTTCGACACTTTCTCGTCTTCAGGATTATAATTGTGCTTTTATAAGTATTCGTGAAGAATTTGACACTTCTTCTCCAATGGGCCGTGCTATGATTTATATAGCTTCAGTATTTGCACAACTTGAACGTGAAACTATAGCAGAAAGAGTTAAAGACAATATGCTGGAATTAGCTAAGGCAGGTAGGTGGACAGGTGGAAAAGTACCTCTTGGTTTTGTATCTGAGCGCATTAAGAATATTGATGAAAATGGAATGCAACGTGAGTATACTCTACTAAAGATAAATAAAGAAGAAATGAACTTTGTCGAGTTTTTGTATAAAAAATATCTAGAATTAGGAAGCTTACATAAGTTAGAAGGTTATATAACCGAAAATGAATTAAAGTCTAGAAATGGTATTATGTTTGAAAAATCTACTTTAAAGATCATATTACAAAATCCTATATACGTAAAAGCAAACAATGAAGTAGTAGAGTATTTAAATAGTAATGATTGGACTGTATATGGAGAAGCTGATAATATCCATGCTTTTTTGAGTTATAATAAAACAGAACAAACATTTAGAAACGGAAAATATACAAAAAGGCTCAAGGATAAAGAAGAAAGATTTGTTGCATTAAGCTCTATTGAAGGATACATTGAACCTGCCCTATGGTTAGATGTACAAAGACAATTTGATAGAAATAAAGATAAGTTTCCTCGACTTGGGAAAACTCACAATGCTTTATTAGTTGGTAAATTACTTTGTGGTGAGTGTAACGAATATATGCTTGTTCAACATGGTAAACTTTCACCAGTGACTGGGAAAAAGAATTTTTACTATAATTGTTCATTAAAAAGAAAATCCCATAAAAAATTATGTTCTAATAAAAATGCGAAAGCTGATTATATAGAAAAACTAGTACTCAATAGTTTAAAGCTTATTGGGAAATCAAAAAAGGTCTTCTTAGAAAAGTTAAAAATAGAATATAAAGCTAGACTAAAGGATATAGATTCTACAACTGAAATCATTTCATTATCAAAATCTCTTGAAGAAAAGAAAAAACAAATTGATAACTTAGTAACTAAGCTTTCCTTTGCTAGCGATATAGAAGATATCCTTCTTGATAAGATAAAGTTATTAAAGAGTGAATGCACCGATATTGAAACAAAAATTAGAAAGATTGAAGACAAAAATAAGAAAACTAAGATAGATGACCTAAATGCAGATATTATACTTTCACTTTTAAGTGAATGTGAGAGAATTGATACGCTTTCAAGGGATGAGCAAAGAAAACTTATATGTATGCTTATTGATAAGGTATATTGGTATGGATCGGATAATGAAAGTGGCAATGGAAAAGTTAAAATTAAATTCTTAGTTGGCAATGATGATAATTCTATAGAGTTTGATATACCTGAAGGAAATCTAGGTGAAAAAAAGTTGCAGTTTTGTTCACCTAGCATTTCCAGTATCAAGTAA
- a CDS encoding sulfide/dihydroorotate dehydrogenase-like FAD/NAD-binding protein, giving the protein MDYEIKDCIDSGTEYCPCPLAESHDCIICSHLQGSTFCDCKNWKGVCVYNTLKTNGNKAVKRRSTYEGTIVNKSIIGDNYIAIEVKVPHHLVEKLKDPGSFVFLRTKNSSVFFDAPISIIEADDEEDILYMALEIRGVKTKAIGKLEINDKLFVRGPYWNGVLGLKNIKNLKNEKAAIIFRGIGFACTTQVIKRMLANNNQLEVIIDPSDIKEEKILDYLKHFNVQIKSLNTMNDADLSGEVVEEIEDLIKNDIKLIYISGPDILISNIINKFGDVVKYGCSNNAKMCCGEGVCGSCTARYDGRIIKKLCKVQVDPKYIFEGRWLL; this is encoded by the coding sequence ATGGACTATGAAATAAAGGATTGTATTGATAGTGGTACTGAATATTGTCCCTGTCCGTTGGCAGAATCCCATGATTGCATAATCTGTAGTCATCTCCAAGGTTCTACTTTTTGCGATTGCAAGAACTGGAAGGGAGTCTGCGTATACAATACTCTTAAAACTAATGGAAATAAAGCGGTAAAAAGAAGATCAACTTATGAAGGTACAATAGTTAATAAAAGTATTATAGGAGATAATTATATTGCTATAGAGGTAAAAGTACCTCATCACCTTGTAGAAAAACTTAAAGATCCTGGAAGCTTTGTTTTTTTGAGAACTAAAAATAGTAGTGTTTTTTTTGATGCTCCAATATCCATAATTGAAGCAGACGATGAGGAAGATATTCTTTACATGGCGCTAGAAATTAGAGGAGTAAAAACAAAAGCAATTGGTAAGTTAGAAATTAACGATAAATTATTTGTTAGAGGCCCATATTGGAATGGAGTTTTAGGCTTAAAAAATATAAAAAATCTTAAAAATGAGAAGGCAGCTATAATATTTAGAGGAATTGGATTTGCTTGCACAACCCAAGTTATAAAAAGAATGTTAGCAAACAATAACCAGTTAGAAGTAATTATTGATCCTAGCGATATAAAGGAAGAAAAAATACTTGATTACTTAAAGCATTTTAATGTACAAATAAAGAGTTTAAATACAATGAATGACGCAGATTTATCAGGGGAAGTTGTAGAGGAAATAGAAGATCTAATTAAGAATGACATAAAGTTAATTTATATATCTGGTCCTGATATTCTTATTAGTAATATTATAAATAAATTTGGAGATGTAGTTAAGTACGGATGCTCTAACAATGCAAAAATGTGTTGTGGTGAAGGAGTTTGTGGTTCTTGTACTGCTAGATATGATGGGCGAATCATTAAGAAGTTATGTAAAGTACAAGTTGACCCAAAATATATCTTTGAGGGGAGATGGCTATTATGA
- a CDS encoding CCA tRNA nucleotidyltransferase, which yields MTRNINIKMPDKVKKIVGILYRSNHEAFIVGGCVRDSILGIKPKDWDITTSAEPEEIIELFNSEGCTTVPTGIKHGTITVVIEKEPFEITTYRIDGEYKDSRHPSEVKFTKSLEEDLKRRDYTINAMAYNDKVGLVDYFNGQEDIDKKLIRAVGEPKKRLEEDALRMLRAHRFSAQLGFKIEKETSEAIKALSVNIRQVSIERIREEFNKILLSNNLVQLFQLYENGLLQHFFGELANCFERSKKKGDISIYSHVYLIELLQSIEKELSLRWAILINYINEFSYNLEDTLVKPNQCKYSTTSQDCASNILKRMKYDNKTIERVLVLAKYQEVIISDKVAIKRILNTTGIENFKALVEIKEAKIKLQSENDINEGMKEIVRIKEEFYEIISSNQCFTIKDLAVKGEDIIKLGVKPGKFIGEILNTLLDMVINEPEINEKHILIGKVKEQMDTREI from the coding sequence ATGACAAGAAATATTAATATTAAAATGCCTGATAAAGTGAAAAAGATAGTGGGAATTTTATATAGATCTAATCACGAAGCATTCATAGTTGGTGGATGTGTTAGAGATAGCATTTTAGGAATAAAACCAAAGGATTGGGATATTACCACAAGTGCAGAACCAGAAGAAATTATCGAATTATTTAATTCTGAAGGCTGTACTACTGTTCCAACGGGAATAAAGCATGGGACGATAACGGTTGTTATAGAGAAGGAACCTTTTGAAATTACAACTTATAGAATAGATGGTGAATATAAAGATTCTAGACATCCAAGTGAAGTTAAATTTACTAAATCCTTAGAAGAAGATCTAAAAAGAAGAGATTATACTATTAACGCTATGGCATATAATGATAAAGTTGGGTTAGTTGATTACTTTAATGGACAAGAAGATATAGATAAAAAACTCATTAGAGCTGTAGGGGAACCTAAAAAACGACTTGAAGAAGATGCATTGAGAATGTTGAGAGCACATAGGTTTTCAGCTCAATTAGGATTCAAAATAGAAAAAGAAACTAGTGAAGCCATTAAAGCTTTAAGCGTCAATATTAGGCAGGTATCTATAGAGAGAATTAGAGAAGAATTTAATAAGATTCTTTTGTCAAATAATTTAGTGCAATTATTTCAACTATATGAAAATGGACTTTTGCAACATTTTTTTGGTGAATTAGCTAATTGTTTTGAAAGGTCTAAGAAAAAAGGAGATATCAGTATATATTCACATGTATATTTAATAGAACTTCTACAGTCAATTGAAAAAGAACTTTCTTTAAGATGGGCGATATTAATTAATTACATAAATGAATTTTCATATAATCTAGAAGATACTTTAGTAAAGCCAAATCAGTGTAAATATTCCACTACATCACAAGACTGTGCAAGTAACATATTAAAAAGAATGAAATATGATAATAAAACAATAGAGAGAGTTTTAGTTTTAGCGAAATATCAAGAGGTTATAATAAGCGATAAAGTAGCTATAAAAAGAATTCTGAATACAACAGGAATTGAAAATTTCAAAGCTTTAGTTGAGATAAAAGAAGCAAAAATCAAATTACAAAGTGAAAATGATATTAATGAAGGTATGAAAGAAATTGTAAGAATTAAAGAAGAATTTTATGAAATAATTTCTAGTAACCAATGCTTTACTATAAAAGATTTAGCGGTAAAAGGAGAAGATATAATTAAGCTTGGGGTAAAACCGGGAAAATTCATTGGAGAAATTCTTAATACGTTATTAGATATGGTAATTAATGAACCAGAGATAAATGAAAAACATATTCTTATTGGTAAAGTCAAAGAGCAAATGGATACAAGAGAAATTTGA
- a CDS encoding undecaprenyldiphospho-muramoylpentapeptide beta-N-acetylglucosaminyltransferase, producing MSKYKIIMTGGGSAGHVTPNLALIPKLKDLGYDVVYIGSKNGIEKEIIEAEEIKYFPISSGKLRRYFDIKNFTDPFKVIKGLFDSIKIIRKEKPDIIFSKGGFVAVPVIIAGGFLKIPTIAHESDMTPGLANRISIPYCTKVCVTFSESVKHIKNDKGVITGTPIREEIMEGNKTKGLKLLRFTGSKPVILVIGGSLGSKAINDIIREALNELTVKYDIVHICGKGNIDISIKNNCSYKQFEYVKEELKHYMAAADLVISRAGANAIFELLALCKPNILIPLSKASSRGDQILNAESFEKNGYSMVIQEEDLTKQLLLEKVDKLNISKGHYIEAMKKSAQKNGVDNIIKVITSYTKK from the coding sequence ATGAGTAAGTATAAAATAATCATGACCGGAGGCGGATCAGCAGGGCATGTAACCCCTAATTTAGCATTAATTCCAAAGCTAAAGGATCTTGGTTATGATGTTGTTTATATTGGATCAAAGAATGGAATAGAAAAAGAAATTATAGAAGCAGAAGAAATTAAATATTTTCCTATTTCAAGCGGAAAGTTAAGAAGATACTTTGATATTAAAAATTTTACAGATCCTTTTAAAGTAATAAAAGGACTATTTGATAGCATAAAAATAATTAGAAAAGAAAAGCCAGATATCATTTTCTCAAAAGGTGGTTTTGTTGCAGTACCAGTTATAATAGCTGGAGGTTTTTTAAAGATTCCAACGATAGCTCATGAATCTGATATGACTCCCGGCCTTGCAAACAGAATCTCGATACCATATTGTACAAAAGTATGTGTAACTTTTTCGGAATCTGTTAAACATATAAAAAATGACAAAGGAGTCATTACTGGAACACCAATAAGAGAAGAAATAATGGAAGGAAACAAGACTAAAGGCTTGAAGCTTCTAAGATTTACTGGTAGCAAGCCAGTTATACTTGTAATTGGTGGAAGTCTTGGTTCAAAAGCTATTAATGATATCATTAGAGAAGCTCTTAATGAGCTTACAGTTAAATATGACATTGTTCATATTTGTGGTAAGGGAAATATAGATATATCTATTAAAAATAATTGTAGTTATAAACAATTTGAATATGTGAAAGAGGAACTAAAGCATTATATGGCTGCAGCTGATCTTGTTATATCAAGAGCTGGTGCAAATGCAATTTTTGAGCTACTTGCTTTATGCAAACCAAACATTTTGATTCCTTTATCTAAAGCATCTAGTAGAGGAGATCAAATATTAAATGCTGAGTCCTTTGAAAAGAATGGATATAGCATGGTTATACAAGAAGAAGATTTAACAAAACAACTTCTCCTTGAAAAAGTTGATAAACTTAATATAAGTAAAGGACACTATATTGAGGCTATGAAGAAATCTGCTCAAAAAAATGGTGTAGATAATATTATTAAAGTTATAACTTCCTATACTAAAAAATAA
- a CDS encoding sensor histidine kinase, whose translation MKSQNDEIRDIKIEELIDYSIQLKFNYDIMKRAKNKNKENYLDLSFILNSISEGFILLDEEFKINFLNKAAKEIFQFNDVSIEKDLTYKNREEIKKYSKDIINIYDEYILKHEILKKKAIKIQVKDKVKYISISSTIVEEKDNSLQTSKTIITLNDVTEATINEMISEEQKFFIDEIVNNIDLPLCVYLFPSGEMKYINEKMKKAMRLNSGYINNIFKVQDQTMHETLMEVFKELDATRCPKNYDPIAVVDENNKTVYYRLKFIPYENRDGEIKYVYLYGIDVTKEIKHSLELEKVNFMKNEFFNLISHELRTPLTLIYSSIQLANEIYKTEITENLDKTLTRINKNTGRLLKLVNNILDISKLEAGYMVLNITNTEIVSNTEDIVESVIYHSNMKNVNVVFDTYEEEVYVHVDKEKYERIVLNLLSNAIKFSNDNKSIFVTMDFTENHFILSVKDQGVGIPKEKISTIFNRFYQVDNSLTRNAEGTGLGLSLVQKLVDLMDGEISVDSEEGVGTTFTVKLPRISKGDVQEELKEISDSALGKKAIIEFSDVIK comes from the coding sequence ATGAAATCTCAAAATGACGAAATTCGAGATATAAAGATAGAAGAGCTGATAGACTATTCTATTCAATTAAAGTTCAATTACGATATTATGAAAAGAGCAAAAAATAAAAATAAAGAGAATTATTTAGATTTAAGCTTTATTCTTAATAGCATATCTGAGGGCTTTATACTTTTAGACGAGGAGTTTAAAATTAATTTTTTAAACAAAGCTGCAAAAGAAATATTCCAATTTAATGACGTAAGTATTGAAAAGGATTTAACATATAAAAATAGAGAAGAAATTAAAAAATACTCAAAAGATATAATAAATATATATGATGAATACATTCTTAAACATGAAATCTTGAAAAAGAAGGCAATAAAAATACAAGTTAAAGATAAAGTAAAATATATAAGCATTTCTTCTACAATCGTGGAAGAAAAAGATAATAGTTTGCAAACTTCTAAAACTATTATTACACTTAATGATGTAACTGAAGCTACTATTAATGAGATGATTTCAGAAGAACAAAAATTTTTCATCGATGAAATCGTTAATAATATTGATTTGCCACTATGTGTGTACTTATTTCCATCTGGAGAAATGAAGTACATAAATGAAAAAATGAAGAAAGCAATGAGATTAAATTCCGGATATATCAATAATATTTTTAAAGTCCAAGATCAAACCATGCATGAAACCTTAATGGAGGTTTTCAAGGAACTTGATGCTACTCGCTGTCCTAAGAATTATGACCCTATTGCTGTAGTTGATGAAAATAATAAGACAGTATATTATAGGTTAAAGTTTATACCTTATGAAAATCGTGATGGTGAAATAAAATATGTTTACTTATATGGAATAGACGTGACAAAGGAAATTAAACATAGTTTAGAACTAGAAAAAGTAAATTTTATGAAAAATGAATTTTTTAATCTTATATCGCATGAATTAAGAACGCCCCTTACATTAATATATTCATCTATTCAGCTTGCTAACGAGATATATAAAACTGAAATAACTGAAAATTTGGACAAGACGTTAACTAGAATCAATAAAAATACAGGAAGGCTTTTAAAGCTTGTTAATAATATTTTGGATATTTCCAAGTTAGAAGCAGGATATATGGTTTTAAATATTACTAATACAGAAATCGTTAGCAATACTGAAGATATTGTAGAATCAGTAATTTATCATTCAAATATGAAAAATGTTAATGTAGTTTTTGATACTTATGAAGAAGAAGTATATGTGCATGTCGATAAGGAAAAATATGAGAGAATAGTTTTGAACTTATTATCCAACGCTATTAAATTTTCAAATGATAACAAATCGATTTTTGTAACTATGGATTTTACAGAAAATCATTTTATTTTATCAGTTAAAGATCAAGGTGTTGGAATTCCAAAAGAAAAAATAAGCACTATTTTTAATAGGTTTTATCAAGTGGATAATTCACTTACTAGAAATGCAGAAGGTACTGGCCTTGGCTTATCTTTAGTTCAAAAGTTAGTAGACCTTATGGATGGAGAGATTTCTGTAGATAGCGAAGAAGGTGTGGGCACTACATTTACAGTAAAATTACCAAGGATAAGTAAAGGCGATGTTCAAGAAGAACTTAAAGAAATTTCAGATAGTGCTTTAGGGAAAAAAGCTATAATTGAATTTTCTGATGTGATAAAATAA
- the recJ gene encoding single-stranded-DNA-specific exonuclease RecJ, whose amino-acid sequence MIKRWTIKPMTKAAQKLATDSFISPIIAKLLWDRGIRDKDEVEKFLKGSIDEMYDPFLMKDMDLATSIIIKAIFEEKKIVIYGDYDVDGVTSTVIMFKALKRVGARVTYHIPDREKEGYGLNKKSIEVLREQGNSVIITVDNGIAAVEEVKYAKEIGFQVVITDHHDLPFEENEKGERKEILPNADAIINPKRSDCNYPFKYLCGASIAFKFAVALFIKRKIDYKEAYNEYLQFAGIATVCDVVDLIDENRVILKNALKSINNSKNIGINSLRKFTLSLDKEISVYAIGFVMGPCINATGRLENAKMAVELLLTKELEIAENLAKELVDLNKTRQDMTTEGVEKVVKEIELGDYYNDKVLVVYEPTIHESIAGIIAGRIREKYNKPTIILTKAVEGVKGSARSIEEYNIYEELLKCKNLLDKFGGHPMAAGMSLKEENIEPLRETLNGKCILTDEDMIPKVVIDFPLSSHKIDDSIIYDIGELAPFGKGNSTPLFGDKNLLLEKAMVFGSDNGVLKLVFNVQGRRIDAVAFKKYLELMEIIEENWVNDNYGELLPYSTGYLINIPQDLRLDIIYTPEFNEYKGNKKIQLKVHELRISK is encoded by the coding sequence ATGATAAAAAGATGGACTATTAAGCCCATGACAAAGGCAGCTCAGAAATTAGCAACGGATTCTTTTATTTCTCCAATTATAGCAAAGTTATTGTGGGACAGGGGAATTAGAGATAAAGATGAAGTTGAGAAGTTTTTAAAAGGAAGTATAGATGAGATGTATGATCCATTTCTCATGAAAGATATGGATTTAGCTACATCAATAATTATAAAAGCTATTTTTGAAGAAAAAAAAATAGTAATATACGGTGATTATGATGTTGATGGCGTTACTAGTACTGTGATAATGTTTAAGGCTTTAAAAAGAGTTGGTGCTAGAGTTACTTATCACATCCCTGATAGAGAGAAAGAAGGCTATGGATTAAATAAAAAATCTATAGAGGTCTTAAGGGAACAAGGAAATTCAGTAATTATAACAGTAGATAATGGAATTGCTGCTGTTGAAGAAGTAAAATATGCTAAGGAAATTGGATTCCAAGTTGTCATAACGGACCATCATGACTTGCCTTTTGAAGAAAATGAAAAAGGTGAGAGAAAAGAAATATTGCCTAATGCCGATGCTATAATAAACCCCAAAAGAAGCGATTGTAATTATCCTTTTAAATACTTGTGTGGTGCATCGATAGCATTTAAATTTGCAGTTGCTCTATTTATAAAAAGAAAGATTGACTATAAAGAAGCTTATAATGAATATCTGCAATTTGCAGGTATTGCAACAGTGTGTGATGTAGTTGATTTAATTGATGAAAATAGGGTTATTCTAAAAAATGCATTGAAATCCATAAATAATAGTAAAAATATTGGAATTAATTCATTAAGGAAGTTTACGTTAAGTTTAGATAAAGAAATTTCTGTTTATGCCATAGGATTTGTTATGGGACCTTGTATAAATGCTACAGGTAGGCTTGAAAATGCTAAAATGGCAGTTGAGTTACTATTAACAAAAGAATTGGAAATAGCCGAGAATTTGGCCAAAGAACTTGTTGATCTAAATAAAACAAGACAAGATATGACCACTGAAGGTGTTGAAAAAGTTGTTAAAGAAATCGAATTAGGTGATTATTATAATGATAAAGTACTTGTGGTTTACGAACCGACAATTCACGAAAGTATTGCTGGAATAATTGCTGGTAGGATAAGAGAAAAGTATAATAAACCTACAATAATTTTGACAAAAGCTGTAGAAGGGGTTAAAGGCTCCGCAAGGTCCATTGAGGAATATAATATTTACGAAGAATTATTAAAGTGTAAAAATCTTTTAGATAAGTTTGGAGGACATCCCATGGCTGCAGGAATGTCTCTCAAAGAAGAAAATATTGAGCCTTTAAGAGAGACACTAAACGGCAAGTGCATTCTTACTGATGAAGATATGATACCAAAGGTTGTTATTGATTTCCCACTAAGTTCACATAAGATAGATGATAGCATTATTTATGATATAGGTGAACTTGCTCCTTTTGGCAAAGGCAATAGCACACCTTTATTTGGAGATAAGAATCTTTTATTAGAAAAGGCAATGGTCTTTGGAAGTGATAACGGAGTTTTAAAACTAGTTTTCAATGTTCAAGGAAGAAGGATTGATGCAGTAGCCTTTAAAAAATATCTAGAATTAATGGAAATAATAGAAGAAAATTGGGTAAATGACAATTATGGAGAACTTTTACCATATAGTACTGGATATTTAATAAATATACCACAAGATTTAAGATTAGACATAATATATACCCCTGAATTTAACGAATATAAAGGAAATAAGAAAATTCAACTCAAGGTACATGAGTTAAGAATATCAAAATAA